A region of bacterium DNA encodes the following proteins:
- a CDS encoding BamA/TamA family outer membrane protein, whose protein sequence is MRYVLFIALLLLGMALNATAAGKFVFHGNRKFSGGELQQLLDVSDPTSAGADTIASRVNGLADSLIARDFLFARVDSSHWVDGRRGRRELHVYLHEGPLARISSLRWMGDSLKVSPSVRGKILCTPGSVFHWSDLQFDTDLLLTFFENSGYPFAKVDVAKLETDSAETSVDVWLSVTAGPLTQIEFVSFPGNRQTRDAFLRRETRLRRSEPYDQRKVESARRRLVRLDFVKRAGPGEIAVNEAGQTGVRFPIEEARSTRLDAVAGYLPQSKGQKGLLTGLVNVEFLNLFGGGRRARVHWEQPDRRVQAVDVAYREPWIFNQPLALRLDFGQRIQDTLYVTRKLGAQLELELPGNLSVWGAIHQESVFADSLSSALYGLPNSNTTFLESGVSFDTRDHPTNPRGGVFFSTQAGTGWRHRERVASSNEPAGSFQQTRGGIDAEVAREVFPFWIADVSLHAKALGTTEPEVLLPDLYRLGGARTLRGYREEQFLGSRVGWTSAELRYWLGPASRVFLFCDVGSAYRQQHVNSVAQTTTLVRAGSGIGLRLETDLGVWGFDYGIGQGDKLLSGKLHISLLSSF, encoded by the coding sequence ATGCGGTACGTTCTTTTCATAGCGCTGCTTCTCCTTGGCATGGCCCTGAACGCCACGGCCGCGGGTAAGTTCGTCTTCCACGGGAACCGCAAGTTCTCGGGCGGGGAACTGCAGCAATTGCTTGATGTTTCCGATCCAACCTCCGCCGGTGCGGATACCATCGCGAGCCGTGTCAACGGCCTGGCGGACTCGCTCATCGCGCGCGATTTCCTCTTTGCCCGCGTGGACAGTTCTCACTGGGTCGATGGCCGGCGCGGACGGCGAGAATTGCACGTGTATCTGCATGAAGGGCCGCTGGCGCGCATTTCGTCTCTGCGCTGGATGGGAGACAGCCTGAAGGTTTCGCCGTCCGTCAGAGGCAAGATCCTGTGTACGCCGGGATCGGTGTTTCACTGGAGCGATCTGCAATTCGACACCGATCTGCTGTTGACGTTCTTTGAGAATTCCGGCTATCCCTTCGCCAAAGTGGACGTCGCCAAACTGGAGACGGATTCGGCTGAAACTTCGGTGGACGTATGGCTGTCGGTTACAGCGGGGCCATTGACGCAGATCGAGTTCGTGTCGTTCCCCGGCAACCGGCAGACGCGCGACGCATTCTTGCGGCGTGAAACCCGTCTGCGCCGCAGCGAGCCGTATGATCAACGCAAAGTAGAATCGGCGCGGCGGCGCCTGGTGCGTCTGGATTTTGTGAAGCGCGCGGGACCGGGTGAAATCGCCGTTAATGAGGCCGGTCAAACCGGAGTGCGTTTCCCGATTGAGGAAGCGCGGTCGACGCGGCTGGATGCGGTGGCCGGTTACCTGCCGCAATCGAAAGGGCAGAAGGGGCTGCTCACCGGCCTGGTCAATGTGGAGTTCCTCAATCTGTTCGGTGGTGGCCGGCGTGCACGCGTGCATTGGGAGCAGCCGGATCGCCGCGTACAGGCTGTGGATGTCGCCTACCGCGAGCCGTGGATCTTCAACCAGCCCCTCGCGCTGCGGCTGGATTTCGGGCAGCGGATTCAGGATACGCTCTATGTGACGCGCAAACTTGGCGCGCAACTCGAACTGGAGCTGCCGGGCAATCTGTCGGTGTGGGGCGCGATCCATCAGGAATCCGTATTTGCCGACTCGCTGTCGTCGGCCCTCTACGGTTTACCCAACAGCAACACGACTTTCCTGGAATCCGGAGTGTCGTTCGACACGCGAGACCATCCCACCAATCCGCGTGGTGGCGTGTTCTTCTCCACTCAGGCAGGGACGGGCTGGCGCCACCGCGAACGCGTCGCGTCGTCCAACGAACCTGCCGGATCATTCCAGCAGACGCGCGGCGGCATCGACGCCGAAGTCGCCCGCGAGGTCTTTCCCTTCTGGATTGCGGATGTCAGCCTGCACGCCAAGGCGCTGGGCACGACCGAGCCTGAAGTGCTGCTGCCCGATCTTTACCGCCTTGGCGGCGCCCGCACGCTGCGCGGCTATCGCGAGGAACAGTTTCTTGGCTCGCGTGTGGGATGGACTTCGGCGGAATTGCGCTATTGGCTGGGTCCTGCGTCGCGCGTCTTCCTTTTTTGCGACGTGGGCAGTGCCTACCGCCAGCAACATGTAAATTCGGTGGCGCAGACCACTACCCTCGTCCGTGCGGGCTCGGGTATCGGACTCCGGCTGGAGACCGATCTCGGAGTCTGGGGATTCGATTACGGCATCGGACAGGGCGATAAGCTTTTGAGTGGGAAGTTGCATATCTCCCTGCTCAGTTCGTTTTGA
- a CDS encoding Rne/Rng family ribonuclease, which translates to MKRELIINSTVTEARIALLEDGVLVNLFVERPEHERHVGDIYKGIVRRVMPGMQAAFTNIGWDVDGFIHFSDLFQSAVDMAEGVEMDEVTLPEKKPGYKRAYKPRPELKAGQEILVQIIKEPLGTKGPRLSSQISLPGRFLVLLPGDNLIGVSKRIPDPRERKRLRSILKQLKPEGFGLICRTVGEGKSDDEVRRDLRALLRLWTMIEKQIEKGGAPSRVHKEATLTSSVIRDLFGPDIDRVVVDDPKLYREIRAYVRSVAPTLLDRVLLHSMQEDPIFDAYKIESEIEKGIARKVWFGGGSYLIIEQTEAVVAIDVNSGRFMGRENQEENSLKVNLKAVQEIARQLRLRDLGGIIILDFIDQTEERSRKKIYEAMKVALKDDRAKWDIAPISQFGIMEMTRQRTKSSLLYTFNEPCPTCGGTGMVVVKETVVTQLQSWVRRFRARTGEMGLTIRANPEIVDFITKGMRSHLRQIMWDSFTYIKLEPDAGLKLEEFKCFSWKQKKEVTEDYRG; encoded by the coding sequence GTGAAAAGAGAACTCATTATCAACTCCACCGTCACGGAGGCCCGCATTGCGCTCCTCGAAGACGGTGTGCTGGTCAACCTGTTTGTGGAGCGTCCGGAGCATGAACGCCACGTCGGCGACATCTATAAGGGGATTGTGCGCCGGGTAATGCCCGGTATGCAGGCCGCCTTCACAAACATTGGTTGGGATGTGGACGGTTTCATTCATTTCTCCGATCTGTTCCAGTCCGCCGTGGACATGGCCGAAGGTGTGGAAATGGATGAGGTGACGCTGCCGGAAAAGAAACCCGGTTACAAGCGCGCCTATAAGCCCCGTCCTGAATTGAAAGCCGGCCAGGAAATCCTGGTGCAGATTATCAAAGAACCGCTGGGCACCAAGGGACCGCGCTTAAGTTCGCAGATCTCCCTTCCTGGCCGGTTCCTTGTACTGCTGCCGGGCGACAACCTGATCGGTGTGTCCAAGCGCATTCCCGATCCCCGGGAACGCAAACGGCTTCGCAGCATTCTGAAGCAGCTCAAGCCCGAAGGCTTCGGCCTCATCTGCCGCACCGTGGGAGAAGGCAAGTCCGACGACGAAGTGCGCCGCGACTTGCGCGCCCTGCTTCGGCTGTGGACCATGATCGAGAAGCAGATCGAAAAGGGCGGTGCGCCGTCCCGCGTCCACAAGGAAGCAACGCTGACCTCCAGCGTCATCCGCGACCTCTTCGGTCCGGACATCGACCGCGTGGTGGTGGACGATCCCAAACTCTACCGCGAGATCCGCGCCTATGTGCGCAGTGTGGCGCCCACGCTGCTGGATCGCGTCCTGCTGCACAGCATGCAGGAAGATCCGATCTTCGATGCCTACAAGATCGAGTCGGAAATCGAGAAGGGCATTGCGCGTAAAGTGTGGTTCGGCGGCGGCAGTTACCTGATTATTGAGCAGACCGAAGCGGTCGTGGCGATTGACGTCAACTCCGGCCGCTTCATGGGACGCGAGAATCAGGAAGAGAACAGCCTCAAGGTCAATTTGAAAGCGGTGCAGGAGATTGCCCGCCAGCTTCGCCTGCGCGATCTGGGCGGCATCATCATCCTCGACTTCATCGATCAGACCGAAGAGCGCAGCCGCAAGAAGATTTATGAAGCCATGAAGGTCGCGCTCAAGGATGACCGCGCCAAGTGGGACATCGCGCCCATCAGCCAGTTCGGCATCATGGAAATGACGCGCCAGCGCACCAAGAGTTCGCTGCTCTACACCTTTAATGAGCCCTGCCCCACCTGTGGCGGCACGGGCATGGTGGTGGTCAAAGAAACGGTGGTGACGCAGCTTCAGTCGTGGGTGCGCCGCTTCCGGGCGCGCACGGGCGAGATGGGGCTGACGATCCGCGCCAATCCCGAGATCGTAGATTTCATCACCAAAGGCATGCGCTCTCATCTGCGGCAGATCATGTGGGACTCCTTCACCTACATCAAGCTCGAACCGGATGCCGGCCTCAAGCTGGAAGAGTTCAAGTGCTTCAGTTGGAAACAGAAGAAGGAAGTCACCGAAGACTACCGCGGCTGA
- the rplU gene encoding 50S ribosomal protein L21 codes for MYAVFSIVGRQVKAQPGETLRLDFILSAKEGDKLAFDKVLLLSDGKDVRVGTPYVGAKVLATVISHGRTKKIIVYKKKKRTDSHKRQGHRQQFTTVHIDSIEA; via the coding sequence ATGTACGCTGTCTTTAGTATCGTTGGCCGGCAGGTCAAGGCCCAGCCCGGCGAAACTCTCCGCTTGGATTTCATCCTCTCCGCCAAGGAAGGCGACAAGCTGGCCTTCGACAAGGTGCTCTTACTCTCCGATGGCAAGGATGTCCGTGTCGGAACGCCCTATGTAGGGGCCAAGGTGCTCGCCACGGTAATCTCCCATGGCCGAACCAAGAAGATTATCGTTTACAAGAAGAAGAAACGCACGGACTCGCACAAGAGGCAGGGACACCGCCAGCAGTTCACTACGGTTCACATCGATTCCATCGAAGCCTGA
- the rpmA gene encoding 50S ribosomal protein L27 — translation MAHKKGQGSSRNGRDSQPKMLGVKRFAGQTVLAGEIIVRQRGTRIHPGLHIGMGRDHTLFALISGKVKFETKNAGTRKLVHIEPAPVEA, via the coding sequence ATGGCGCATAAAAAAGGACAAGGTTCTTCCCGCAACGGGCGTGACAGCCAGCCGAAAATGCTGGGTGTCAAGCGCTTTGCCGGGCAGACCGTACTCGCAGGCGAGATCATCGTTCGCCAGCGCGGCACTCGCATCCATCCCGGACTGCACATCGGCATGGGCCGCGATCACACGTTGTTTGCCCTCATTTCCGGCAAGGTCAAGTTTGAGACCAAAAACGCCGGTACCCGCAAACTCGTTCACATCGAGCCCGCTCCCGTCGAGGCTTAA
- the mdh gene encoding malate dehydrogenase, protein MKVTVIGAGNVGASVAYALAQKGIANEIVLVDVVEGIPQGKALDMYQSAPVEGYDSRVIGTNGYGETANSDIIVMTAGKPRKPGMSREDLLAVNIEIVKDAVGKASKVSPNAVMIVVSNPLDAMCYGALKISGFKSNKVMGMAGILDTARFRAFIAMELNVSVRDIDALVLGGHGDTMVPLAGKTTIGGVPLTSLMSKEKIDAIVTRTQNGGAELVKLMGTSAWYAPAAGTVQMVESIILDKKRVLPCAAWLQGEYGMKDLYMGVPCVLGKNGVEKILEMPLTNDEMGMFKASADKVRATVAETKL, encoded by the coding sequence ATGAAAGTCACCGTCATCGGCGCTGGTAATGTCGGCGCATCTGTTGCTTACGCGCTCGCCCAAAAGGGCATCGCCAACGAAATCGTGCTTGTTGATGTGGTGGAAGGCATTCCGCAGGGCAAGGCGCTGGATATGTACCAGTCCGCCCCGGTGGAAGGATATGATTCGCGCGTAATCGGTACCAACGGTTACGGCGAAACCGCCAATTCCGATATCATCGTGATGACCGCCGGCAAGCCCCGCAAGCCCGGCATGTCCCGCGAAGATCTGCTCGCCGTCAATATCGAAATCGTCAAAGACGCCGTCGGCAAAGCCTCCAAGGTGTCGCCGAACGCCGTCATGATCGTCGTCTCCAATCCTCTCGACGCGATGTGCTACGGCGCGTTGAAGATTTCCGGCTTCAAGTCCAACAAGGTGATGGGCATGGCCGGTATTCTCGACACCGCCCGTTTCCGCGCATTTATCGCCATGGAACTGAACGTCTCCGTCCGTGACATCGACGCCCTCGTGCTCGGCGGCCACGGCGATACGATGGTTCCGCTCGCCGGCAAGACCACCATTGGCGGCGTGCCCCTCACCAGCCTTATGTCCAAGGAAAAGATTGACGCCATCGTTACCCGCACGCAAAATGGCGGCGCGGAACTTGTCAAGCTGATGGGCACCAGCGCCTGGTATGCTCCGGCCGCCGGCACCGTGCAGATGGTGGAGAGCATCATTCTCGACAAGAAGCGCGTTCTGCCTTGCGCCGCATGGCTGCAAGGTGAATATGGCATGAAAGATTTGTACATGGGCGTTCCCTGCGTCCTCGGCAAAAACGGCGTCGAGAAGATTCTCGAAATGCCGCTGACCAACGACGAAATGGGCATGTTCAAAGCGTCCGCCGACAAGGTTCGCGCCACCGTCGCCGAGACCAAACTGTAA
- the elbB gene encoding isoprenoid biosynthesis glyoxalase ElbB — MKTVGVVLAGCGFLDGAEVHESVLTLLALDRAGISYQCLAPDIPQYHVVNHVTDGAMNETRNVLVESARIARGNIKPLDGSWVEKLDAVIFPGGFGAAKNYCDWAVKGDECTIDPAIESFLWKVIAAKKPVGLLCISPLVFARAFKGKELSVKLTVGAPSPASASVEKFGAKHVMCPVTEVVVDRENRIVSTPAYMYDARIADVAQGIDKLVSEVISLMSV; from the coding sequence ATGAAAACTGTTGGTGTCGTTCTCGCCGGTTGCGGCTTTTTAGATGGCGCGGAAGTTCACGAGTCCGTGCTTACCCTCCTTGCACTCGACCGCGCCGGAATTTCGTACCAGTGTCTCGCGCCGGATATTCCGCAATATCATGTTGTCAACCATGTGACGGATGGTGCGATGAATGAGACGCGCAATGTGCTCGTGGAATCGGCGCGCATCGCGCGCGGCAACATAAAGCCGCTTGACGGCAGTTGGGTTGAAAAACTTGATGCCGTAATTTTTCCCGGCGGTTTCGGCGCTGCAAAAAACTATTGCGATTGGGCGGTCAAAGGTGATGAATGTACAATTGACCCGGCTATAGAATCCTTCCTATGGAAAGTTATCGCAGCAAAGAAACCTGTCGGTCTTCTTTGCATCTCGCCTCTCGTTTTTGCGAGAGCCTTCAAAGGCAAGGAACTGTCCGTTAAACTTACGGTCGGCGCGCCTTCACCGGCATCCGCGAGCGTCGAGAAATTCGGCGCGAAACATGTCATGTGTCCGGTAACGGAAGTGGTTGTAGATCGCGAGAATAGAATCGTGAGTACGCCCGCGTACATGTACGACGCGCGCATTGCCGACGTCGCGCAAGGAATCGATAAACTCGTGAGCGAGGTCATCTCGCTCATGAGCGTGTGA
- a CDS encoding GntG family PLP-dependent aldolase, translating into MSELFPIDLRSDTVTRPTPAMRKAMADAVVGDDVFGEDPTANRLQERVAGILGKEAALFVPSGTMGNQVCIAAQTRPGDEVLLDENAHIFNYEGGAPSMLAGVQLRPLPGVRGQITAEQVAAAVRGGASHYPQTTMVAVENTHNRAGGAVYDTSELMRIREAAKKHHLVVHLDGARIWNAAVACGRSESDIAACADTVSCCFSKGLGAPVGSAVAGSKEFIKRAHRFRKLFGGGMRQMGILAAAALYALDHHRARLAEDHANAALLTKILLESGKVKIDLPVQTNIMMVTLLEGNVSAPELAKACAEKGVLFFPESQTRFRLVTHLDVPAAAIKPAADIILKQLES; encoded by the coding sequence ATGAGCGAGTTGTTCCCAATTGATCTGCGCAGCGATACGGTCACCCGCCCAACCCCCGCTATGCGTAAAGCTATGGCGGATGCGGTGGTGGGCGACGATGTATTCGGCGAAGATCCGACCGCTAACCGGCTGCAGGAACGTGTGGCCGGGATTCTTGGAAAAGAAGCCGCGCTGTTTGTTCCCAGTGGCACCATGGGAAATCAAGTCTGCATCGCCGCGCAGACTCGCCCCGGCGATGAAGTGCTGCTCGACGAAAATGCGCATATCTTCAATTATGAAGGCGGCGCGCCGTCCATGCTTGCCGGCGTACAGCTTCGGCCTCTGCCGGGAGTGCGCGGACAGATTACTGCGGAACAGGTCGCTGCCGCTGTTCGAGGCGGAGCCTCGCACTATCCGCAAACCACTATGGTCGCGGTGGAGAATACTCACAATCGCGCCGGTGGCGCAGTGTATGATACGTCCGAATTGATGCGTATCCGCGAGGCGGCGAAGAAGCATCACCTCGTAGTACATCTGGACGGCGCTCGCATCTGGAATGCCGCTGTGGCTTGCGGGCGTAGCGAATCTGACATCGCGGCCTGCGCCGATACCGTGTCCTGCTGCTTCTCCAAAGGACTCGGCGCTCCAGTAGGAAGTGCGGTTGCAGGATCAAAAGAATTTATCAAACGCGCCCATCGTTTCCGGAAACTATTCGGTGGCGGCATGCGTCAAATGGGCATCCTCGCCGCAGCGGCGTTGTATGCGCTCGACCATCATCGCGCGCGTCTTGCGGAAGATCACGCCAATGCCGCTCTGCTGACAAAGATCCTGTTGGAGAGCGGCAAGGTCAAAATCGATTTGCCGGTGCAGACCAACATTATGATGGTCACACTGCTTGAGGGCAACGTCTCGGCGCCCGAACTGGCGAAGGCGTGCGCGGAAAAGGGCGTGCTGTTCTTCCCGGAAAGCCAGACCAGATTTCGTCTTGTCACTCATCTCGACGTACCCGCCGCGGCCATCAAACCGGCCGCAGACATAATTCTGAAACAACTGGAATCGTGA
- a CDS encoding ATP-binding protein, with product MNRITEPVLTVLVVDDDEYILELLKAFFEQTGMRVFTAANAEDALALPRLEQVHVALLDVQMPGANGHDLQKELNRRFPDMAKILMSGQADLDDVIAGFADQAFSFVQKPFSSLKEIAVLVRRAAQHKELEIRNREYAHRLEESNQALAERLAEQGEGVRLRDIMSHLYFAAPQIAKLETADAVLEYICRALVDAGAFERAAMVISDEKFIVRHAGMWQAELTDAQRNAMQALEGQPLRPVEFDRVEERVGSAIYAPRRSERMDVTFVPLFRQDGALLGYLTVESAAGSERPSLDLVRMVETLLAHAAQQLAANQLRLTLARRTDEAETHAAKAAADLQTTAERFNQLVNASTDIVYLADEQDRLTFLNDSFTRVLGYVRDNYIGRTLRRLLEDLVTENPINRRAIEELTSADSDQPVHYVEVLTREGDKRTLMIHRSVIRQGEIRKGSQGVARDITENRALLQQLVTSERLATTGKIAAGVAHEIKNPLQAMLSQLKTVEQKIATNEDPAENLELIQESVERLRHIVGSMLDLNRTAPAARMPVSLNSLVQKVIALLQQQIREHNVQVHLELAQDLPSVAGSAQELQQVILNLTLNAIEAMPNGGDLTITSAAKDDRVELNVQDSGVGIAPEHVAQIFEPFFTFRVSGTGTGLGLYLTKNIIEMHQGTIAVESAQSQGARFTVSLPAA from the coding sequence GTGAACCGAATTACCGAACCTGTACTCACAGTCCTTGTCGTTGATGACGACGAATATATTCTTGAACTCTTGAAGGCATTCTTCGAGCAGACAGGAATGCGTGTATTCACGGCAGCGAATGCGGAAGACGCGCTCGCGCTTCCGCGGCTGGAGCAGGTTCATGTGGCGCTGCTTGATGTCCAGATGCCCGGCGCAAACGGCCATGATCTGCAGAAGGAACTCAATCGGCGCTTTCCCGATATGGCCAAGATTCTTATGTCGGGTCAGGCCGATCTGGATGATGTGATCGCCGGCTTTGCCGATCAGGCATTCTCCTTTGTCCAGAAACCGTTTTCGTCTCTGAAGGAGATCGCGGTTCTGGTTCGACGCGCCGCGCAGCACAAGGAACTTGAGATTCGTAACCGCGAGTATGCCCACCGCCTCGAAGAATCCAATCAGGCGCTGGCGGAGAGGCTTGCGGAACAGGGGGAGGGCGTGCGCCTCCGCGACATCATGTCGCATCTCTATTTTGCCGCTCCGCAGATTGCCAAACTCGAGACCGCGGATGCGGTGCTGGAATACATCTGCCGGGCGCTGGTGGATGCCGGCGCTTTTGAACGCGCCGCGATGGTCATTTCGGATGAGAAGTTTATCGTGCGGCACGCGGGAATGTGGCAGGCGGAGTTGACGGACGCGCAGCGCAACGCCATGCAGGCGCTGGAAGGACAGCCCCTGCGTCCGGTGGAATTTGATCGGGTGGAGGAGCGCGTCGGATCCGCGATCTATGCACCGCGCCGCTCCGAACGGATGGACGTTACGTTTGTTCCGCTCTTCCGGCAGGATGGCGCGCTCCTGGGCTATTTAACCGTGGAATCTGCCGCAGGAAGCGAACGCCCGTCGTTGGATCTCGTGCGGATGGTAGAAACACTGCTTGCGCACGCCGCCCAGCAACTGGCAGCCAATCAGCTTCGCCTGACTCTGGCCCGCCGTACAGACGAAGCGGAGACCCATGCGGCGAAAGCCGCGGCGGACCTGCAAACCACGGCTGAACGCTTCAACCAGCTTGTGAATGCGTCTACCGACATCGTCTATCTCGCGGATGAACAGGATCGCCTGACGTTTCTGAACGATTCGTTCACCCGCGTTCTCGGCTATGTGCGCGATAACTACATTGGCCGCACTCTGCGCCGCCTCCTTGAAGACCTTGTTACCGAAAACCCCATCAACCGCCGCGCTATCGAGGAGCTGACATCCGCCGACAGCGACCAGCCGGTGCATTACGTTGAGGTGCTGACGCGGGAAGGCGACAAGCGCACGCTGATGATTCATCGTTCCGTGATCCGGCAGGGAGAAATTCGCAAAGGCTCGCAGGGCGTGGCGCGGGACATCACCGAGAACCGCGCTCTCTTGCAGCAATTGGTGACGTCCGAGCGGCTGGCGACCACCGGAAAGATTGCTGCGGGTGTCGCCCACGAAATCAAGAATCCGCTTCAGGCGATGCTCTCCCAGTTGAAGACGGTGGAACAAAAGATCGCCACGAATGAAGATCCTGCCGAAAATCTCGAATTGATTCAGGAGAGTGTAGAGCGCCTGCGCCACATCGTGGGCAGCATGCTGGACCTGAACCGCACCGCTCCCGCCGCTCGCATGCCCGTGAGCCTGAACAGCCTTGTGCAGAAGGTCATCGCGCTTCTGCAGCAGCAGATTCGGGAACACAATGTGCAAGTCCATCTGGAACTTGCACAAGACTTGCCCTCGGTCGCCGGGTCCGCTCAGGAGTTGCAGCAGGTGATTCTGAATCTGACGCTGAATGCCATCGAAGCCATGCCCAACGGCGGCGATCTGACGATCACCTCCGCCGCGAAGGATGACCGCGTGGAATTGAATGTGCAGGACAGCGGTGTCGGTATCGCTCCCGAGCACGTCGCGCAGATTTTCGAGCCGTTCTTCACGTTCCGCGTCTCGGGCACGGGCACGGGCCTTGGACTCTATCTGACCAAAAATATCATTGAGATGCATCAGGGCACGATTGCGGTCGAGTCCGCCCAATCACAGGGCGCACGGTTTACGGTCAGTCTTCCCGCAGCATAG
- a CDS encoding zinc metallopeptidase, producing the protein MFPFFFDPTWALILPALALAIWAQFKVKRTYEKYSQVASRSGMTGAQVARRILDSQGLNNVQVESVAGALTDHYDPRDKTVHLSEPVYASNSLAALAVAAHETGHAVQDQIGYAPMNLRAKLVPVAGFGSALAFPLFLIGFMFGKGSLAWMMDLGIILFAGAVLFHLVTLPVEFDASRRAMAILANGGYLAPDEVFEAKKVLKAAAWTYVAAASMSVLQLVRLLILRQSRD; encoded by the coding sequence ATGTTTCCCTTTTTCTTTGACCCGACGTGGGCGCTCATTCTGCCGGCGCTGGCACTGGCAATCTGGGCACAGTTCAAGGTCAAGCGCACGTACGAAAAGTATAGTCAGGTTGCCAGCCGTTCGGGAATGACCGGTGCGCAGGTGGCACGGCGCATTCTCGATTCGCAAGGCCTGAACAACGTCCAGGTGGAATCGGTGGCGGGCGCGCTCACGGACCATTATGACCCGCGAGACAAGACCGTGCACCTTTCCGAACCCGTGTACGCGTCTAACAGTCTGGCCGCCTTGGCGGTGGCCGCGCATGAGACAGGACACGCTGTGCAAGATCAGATCGGTTATGCGCCGATGAACCTGCGGGCGAAACTGGTTCCTGTGGCGGGGTTCGGTTCCGCGCTGGCGTTTCCGCTGTTTTTGATAGGCTTCATGTTCGGCAAAGGCAGCCTGGCGTGGATGATGGATTTGGGCATTATTCTGTTTGCCGGTGCGGTGTTGTTCCATCTGGTGACGCTGCCAGTGGAATTCGATGCTTCACGGCGCGCCATGGCGATTCTGGCCAACGGCGGCTATCTGGCGCCGGATGAAGTCTTTGAGGCAAAGAAAGTGTTAAAAGCGGCAGCATGGACCTACGTGGCAGCAGCCTCGATGTCTGTGCTGCAGCTTGTTCGGTTGCTGATACTGCGTCAGTCGCGAGACTAA
- the fmt gene encoding methionyl-tRNA formyltransferase: MRIVFCGNPEFALPTLNALLESPHEVLAVVCSPDKPRGRGRKVQPLPVKERALEAGLPVLQPASLKDPEFLEQIRAMNPDCFVVIAFRILPREMFALPRLGSFNVHPSLLPRGRGPAPIRWTLLRGEQETGVTIIHLSETIDGGDILRQERTDVLPSENYGTLHDRLARFGAKLLVEVLDAYARNEPPKPLVQDESLVTKAPKLFGKDFELDWKLTAEEILNRVRAFSPDPGAMTLWNGTRFKILDAEVAEQDGLDGGRLIKPDEKRLLVGTGHGTLKLNSVQPEGKRAMTVAEFLRGRPTLPLKLGE, encoded by the coding sequence GTGCGCATTGTCTTTTGCGGTAATCCGGAATTTGCCCTGCCCACCCTGAACGCGCTTCTGGAAAGCCCGCACGAGGTGCTGGCGGTGGTGTGCAGCCCTGACAAGCCGAGAGGACGTGGCCGGAAGGTTCAGCCGCTTCCAGTTAAGGAGCGCGCGCTGGAAGCCGGATTGCCCGTGCTGCAGCCTGCATCGCTCAAAGATCCGGAGTTTCTGGAGCAAATTCGCGCGATGAATCCGGACTGCTTTGTTGTGATCGCCTTCCGGATTCTGCCACGGGAGATGTTTGCATTGCCGCGACTCGGATCGTTCAACGTCCATCCTTCCCTTCTGCCCCGTGGACGGGGACCGGCGCCGATCCGCTGGACGTTGCTGCGCGGCGAGCAGGAAACGGGCGTCACCATTATTCATCTTTCGGAGACGATTGATGGCGGCGACATTCTGCGGCAGGAACGAACGGACGTCTTGCCCAGTGAAAACTACGGCACACTGCACGACAGGCTGGCGCGGTTCGGAGCGAAGTTGCTGGTTGAAGTTCTGGATGCGTATGCGCGAAACGAACCGCCAAAGCCGCTGGTGCAGGACGAATCGCTGGTGACGAAGGCTCCGAAGCTGTTCGGCAAGGATTTCGAACTGGATTGGAAACTGACCGCAGAAGAGATTCTGAATCGCGTGCGCGCTTTCAGCCCTGATCCGGGAGCGATGACGCTGTGGAACGGCACGCGCTTCAAGATTCTGGATGCGGAAGTCGCAGAGCAGGATGGTTTGGACGGTGGACGGCTCATCAAACCCGATGAAAAGCGTCTGTTGGTTGGAACCGGGCATGGAACGCTGAAGTTAAATAGTGTTCAACCCGAGGGAAAGCGGGCGATGACCGTCGCGGAGTTTTTGCGCGGACGCCCCACCCTTCCCCTAAAGCTGGGCGAGTGA
- the def gene encoding peptide deformylase encodes MGKEPKVLEIIKYGHPTLRVKCERVTEFNEELRELADSMFLTMAENEGVGLAASQVNRRIQMLVVGVPIKDSDEMLHLAIVNPEIVEGRSSWDYEEGCLSIPDIRENVTRPEIIKLNYQDLEGKPHTLETGGMLARVLQHEIDHLNGILFVDRLSPIRRALLKNRLKDLARETSKALS; translated from the coding sequence ATGGGTAAGGAACCGAAGGTGCTCGAAATCATCAAGTATGGCCACCCGACGCTGCGCGTCAAATGCGAGCGCGTCACCGAGTTCAATGAGGAACTGCGGGAGCTGGCGGACTCCATGTTTTTGACTATGGCTGAGAATGAAGGCGTCGGTTTGGCTGCTTCGCAGGTGAACAGGCGGATTCAGATGCTGGTGGTGGGTGTCCCGATCAAGGATTCGGATGAAATGCTTCACCTCGCCATTGTCAACCCGGAGATTGTGGAAGGCCGCAGCTCTTGGGACTATGAGGAAGGCTGCCTGTCCATTCCGGATATTCGCGAGAATGTGACTCGACCGGAAATCATCAAGCTGAACTATCAGGATCTCGAAGGCAAGCCGCACACGCTGGAAACCGGCGGAATGCTGGCGCGAGTACTGCAGCATGAGATCGATCATCTGAACGGCATTCTGTTTGTGGACCGTCTGTCGCCGATCCGCCGCGCGCTGCTGAAGAACCGGCTGAAAGACCTGGCTCGCGAAACATCCAAAGCCCTATCCTGA